The following coding sequences are from one Microbulbifer sp. TB1203 window:
- a CDS encoding sigma-54 dependent transcriptional regulator, whose product MNTEPTTSPGGPIAYVDDEKYIRDAVRQLLELHDYTVETFDSAEKVLPKLTPEWPGILISDINMPGMDGLALTEHTLKIDRGLPVILLTGHGDISMAVNAIRNGAYDFIEKPFDNEHLLEVVHRALEKRQLTLENRKLKAEVENFAAPGPCILGNTPAIRQMRELIHRVLDTPADILLFGETGTGKDLVARYLHDHSARRDKNFVAINCGALPESIIESELFGYEAGAFTGADKRRIGKFEYANGGTLFLDEIESMPLTLQVKLLRVLEERQVERLGSNQQISLDIRVIAATKEDLLALSDSGKFRRDLYYRLNLVTIPIPPLRERREDIPLLFQHFAVVASARHHRELIPLNAESMARLKSQEWPGNVRELRNLAERYVLLGASALNSAPPFSDPQEDLHGRQTLQERVEQFERTLIEEALQRHQGSIKDSMVSLGLPRKTLYDKMKKYGLDRRDFISNTGE is encoded by the coding sequence ATGAATACAGAGCCCACCACCTCGCCGGGCGGCCCAATCGCCTATGTAGACGATGAGAAGTATATCCGCGACGCGGTCAGGCAGCTGTTGGAGCTACACGACTATACGGTGGAAACCTTTGATTCAGCCGAGAAGGTGCTTCCGAAGCTGACACCGGAGTGGCCCGGAATCCTGATCAGCGATATCAATATGCCGGGCATGGACGGTCTCGCGCTGACAGAACACACACTGAAAATCGATCGGGGACTACCGGTGATACTACTGACCGGCCACGGTGATATCTCCATGGCGGTCAACGCCATCCGTAACGGCGCATACGATTTTATTGAAAAGCCGTTTGATAACGAACACCTGCTGGAAGTCGTGCACCGGGCGCTGGAAAAACGCCAACTCACACTGGAAAACCGTAAACTCAAGGCGGAGGTGGAGAACTTCGCCGCCCCCGGCCCCTGTATTCTCGGCAATACCCCCGCCATTCGCCAAATGCGGGAACTCATCCACCGGGTACTGGACACCCCCGCCGACATTCTGTTGTTTGGCGAGACCGGGACCGGCAAGGACCTCGTAGCCCGCTATCTGCACGACCACAGCGCCCGCCGGGACAAGAATTTTGTTGCCATCAACTGCGGCGCCCTGCCGGAAAGTATCATTGAGAGCGAACTCTTCGGCTACGAGGCCGGCGCCTTTACCGGCGCCGACAAACGCCGCATCGGCAAATTCGAGTACGCGAACGGCGGCACCCTGTTTCTCGATGAAATCGAGAGCATGCCGTTGACGCTCCAGGTAAAGCTACTCCGCGTTCTGGAAGAGCGCCAGGTTGAGCGCCTGGGAAGCAATCAGCAGATTTCCCTGGATATCCGTGTCATTGCCGCCACCAAAGAGGATCTACTCGCCCTGAGCGATTCCGGAAAATTCCGCCGCGATCTCTACTATCGTCTCAACCTGGTCACCATCCCCATACCGCCATTGCGGGAGCGCAGGGAGGACATTCCACTGCTGTTTCAACACTTCGCCGTGGTCGCATCGGCCCGCCATCACCGGGAGCTGATTCCCCTGAATGCGGAAAGCATGGCCCGGCTGAAAAGCCAGGAGTGGCCGGGTAATGTGCGTGAATTGCGGAATCTGGCTGAGCGGTATGTTCTGCTGGGCGCGAGCGCGTTGAATAGCGCGCCTCCGTTCAGTGATCCACAGGAGGATCTCCACGGTCGCCAGACCTTGCAGGAGCGCGTCGAACAGTTTGAGCGAACCCTGATCGAAGAGGCATTGCAGCGCCACCAGGGTTCTATCAAGGACAGCATGGTAAGTTTGGGGCTGCCTCGTAAGACGTTGTACGACAAGATGAAGAAATATGGCTTGGATCGGAGGGATTTTATTTCCAATACAGGAGAATGA
- a CDS encoding ATP-binding protein: MIDPFRHHQLKTARVTRTSTYILRTVVTALAVAGFLLTLFITQRLGTAAAFRRLQWESDFQLQNFTAYLEGALGRYEAIPQVLSTNTLLQNLLQKPAASLQSEANIYLQEVEGITGASDIYLMDLKGDVVAASNWQKPTSFVGKNFSFRPYFTQAKNGFFGRYYALGTTSGLRGYYYAAPLTADNDVIGVIVTKINIQNLEREWLRAARGGNFKYLVIDNNGIIFFSSEPDWMLHALYPLTADQRRELAKNQQYAGTAIGQLDVTEARPTSFPSRRGSQLLDFGSTQEGRTRFLAQYKSMPVVGWRAMTLTTLEEVRRQRFILLLTAAACYLLVVMILLYLRKRAKTLKLLRRSRHELERLVRKRTEALTTTNRRLVAEVEEKEKARLMLKHAQDELIQTAKMAVIGSLSASINHELNQPLAALRSYAQTAVTLLDRDNTDKARENLLQINALSERMGKIIAQYKEFSRNSPGMLSPIDLRESVRGAMTIMHRAYQNAGISCQQYFHDEPLIVLGDMVRLEQVIVNVLSNAMQAMENQDQKMLNIEAWREHDRIIIEFRDSGPGIIESNLNRIFEPFFTTKSEDRGLGLGLSISYQIIESMRGELSARNHPDGGAIFRIQLPAAKANKQRGENQ; the protein is encoded by the coding sequence ATGATCGACCCATTTCGCCACCATCAATTGAAAACGGCCAGAGTGACCAGAACCAGCACTTACATTCTCCGCACTGTTGTCACCGCCCTGGCAGTGGCGGGATTTCTGCTGACGCTGTTTATCACCCAACGCCTGGGCACCGCCGCGGCGTTTCGGAGACTGCAGTGGGAATCGGACTTTCAGCTACAGAACTTCACCGCTTATCTGGAAGGCGCATTGGGCAGATACGAAGCCATCCCCCAGGTGCTTTCCACCAACACCCTGCTTCAGAACCTGCTGCAGAAGCCGGCTGCCTCGCTACAGAGTGAAGCAAATATCTATCTCCAGGAGGTTGAAGGTATTACCGGGGCATCCGATATTTACCTGATGGACCTGAAGGGCGACGTCGTCGCCGCCAGCAACTGGCAAAAGCCTACCAGCTTTGTCGGTAAGAACTTTTCCTTTCGCCCCTACTTCACACAGGCCAAAAACGGATTTTTCGGCCGCTACTACGCTCTCGGCACCACTTCCGGATTGCGCGGCTATTACTATGCCGCTCCATTAACTGCCGATAATGATGTGATAGGGGTCATCGTCACAAAGATAAACATCCAGAACCTGGAAAGGGAATGGCTGCGCGCCGCCAGAGGCGGCAACTTCAAATACCTGGTAATCGATAACAACGGGATTATTTTCTTTTCGTCCGAACCCGACTGGATGCTGCATGCTCTCTACCCGCTAACAGCGGACCAGCGGCGAGAGCTGGCCAAAAATCAGCAGTATGCGGGAACGGCTATAGGTCAGCTGGACGTAACTGAAGCGCGGCCGACAAGCTTTCCCTCCCGTAGGGGGTCTCAATTGCTCGATTTCGGAAGCACCCAAGAGGGGAGGACCCGTTTTCTGGCCCAATACAAGTCCATGCCCGTAGTCGGCTGGCGGGCCATGACATTGACAACCCTTGAAGAAGTCCGGCGTCAGCGCTTTATCCTGCTATTGACCGCTGCGGCCTGCTACTTGCTCGTGGTCATGATATTGCTTTACCTCCGCAAGCGCGCCAAAACCCTTAAGTTGCTGCGTCGTTCCCGCCATGAGCTGGAGCGCCTGGTCCGCAAACGCACAGAGGCGCTGACAACCACCAACCGGCGACTGGTTGCCGAAGTGGAGGAGAAGGAAAAGGCGCGGCTTATGTTAAAGCATGCCCAGGACGAATTGATACAAACCGCCAAGATGGCTGTAATCGGAAGTCTGTCGGCCAGTATCAACCACGAACTCAACCAACCGCTGGCCGCCCTGCGCAGCTATGCACAGACCGCGGTCACACTCCTGGACCGGGACAATACTGACAAAGCCCGGGAAAACCTGTTGCAGATCAATGCCCTCAGCGAGCGTATGGGCAAAATTATTGCGCAGTACAAGGAGTTCTCGCGAAATAGCCCGGGCATGCTCAGCCCCATCGACCTGCGCGAAAGTGTGCGGGGCGCCATGACTATTATGCACAGGGCATACCAGAATGCAGGGATCTCTTGCCAGCAGTATTTTCATGACGAACCGCTTATCGTACTCGGGGATATGGTCCGACTCGAACAGGTTATCGTTAATGTCCTGTCGAACGCCATGCAGGCCATGGAAAATCAGGATCAAAAAATGCTTAATATAGAAGCCTGGCGTGAGCATGACCGGATCATTATCGAATTCCGCGATTCCGGACCCGGCATTATTGAGAGCAACCTGAACCGCATATTCGAGCCCTTCTTCACCACCAAGAGCGAAGACCGGGGCCTGGGCCTGGGACTGTCCATTTCCTACCAGATTATCGAATCCATGCGGGGCGAATTGAGCGCGCGCAACCACCCCGACGGGGGAGCAATCTTCCGTATACAACTGCCCGCGGCCAAAGCCAATAAACAGAGAGGCGAGAATCAATGA